The sequence GAGCACCTACAACCGGCGCATCACCGCCGACACCCCGATGACGCTCGTCGGGCCCGCGGCGGGCACCGACTTCGTCAAGACGGCCGCCGACCCGGCAGGCCGCACGGTCCTCGGCACGTTCGCCAACTGCTCTGGCGGCATAACACCTTGGGGCACAATCCTTTCCGGTGAGGAGAACTTCCAGCAGTACTTCGGCGCCGCCGAGGGCACCGCGAAGCCCGGTCCGGTGGACGCCGACCGGTATGACCGCTACGGCATTTCGGCAAAACCATCCGAACTGCTGTGGGAGACGTTCGACCCGCGCTTCGACGTATCGGGGAGTCCGAATGAGCCCAACCGGTTCGGCTACATCGTCGAAGTCAACCCGTGGGATCCGAACTCGACGCCGGTCAAGCACTCCGCGATGGGCCGGTTCAAACACGAGGGTGCCAACATCTACATCACCGACGACGGCACCGTGGTGGCCTACAGCGGCGACGACGAGCGTTTCGACTACATGTACAAATTCGTCTCCAGTAAGAAGATGCGGTCCGCGGGAGACAAGGGCGACCCGACGGCGCTGGCCCACAACATGACGCTGCTCGACGAGGGCACGCTCTACGCCGCCAAGCTGTCCAGCGACATCCCGCCCGCTCAGATCGACGGCTCGGGCAAGCCGCCGGCAGGCGGCGCCTTCCGCGGGACGGGAACGTGGCTTCCGTTGCTGCGCTCGGGCCCTGACGGTCAGGCCGAGTCGCTCGTGGCCGGCGTGACCGCGCAGGAGGCCGCGGTGTTCACCCGGCTCGCCGCGGACAAGGCCGGCGCCACCAGAATGGACCGCCCAGAAGACTTCGAGGCCAACCCGCAGACGGGCAAGGTGTATGTCGCGCTCACCAACAACGACGAGCGCGGCGCGCCCGGCGAGGCGCCGCCGGACGCCGCCAACCCGCGCAACGACAACAAGAGCGGGCAGATTCTCGAGATCACCGACAGCCACGCGGGCACCGACTTCACCTGGGACCTACTGCTCGTGTGCGGCGATCCGGCAGCCGCCGACACGTACTTCGCCGGATTCGACAAGACGAAGGTCAGTCCGATTTCGTGCCCGGACAACGTAGCGTTCGACAGCCACGGGAATCTGTGGATCTCCACCGACGGAAACGCGTTGGACTCCAACGACGGACTGTTCGCCGTCGCACTGGAAGGCCCGAACCGGGGTGAGACCAAGCAGTTCCTCACCGTGCCACTCGGGGCGGAGACCTGCGGGCCCATCATCAGCGACGATCTGGTGACGGTCTGCGTGCAGCATCCCGGCGAATACGACGACAACAGCATCGACAACCCGCTGTCCCGATGGCCGGAAGGCGGCAACGGTACAGCGCGCCCATCGGTCGTCGCGGTGTGGCGGACCGACGGTCGGATTGGTGTCTAGCCAAACCGGGAATGATGGACCTGTGCCTTCAATTCGTGTCGGCGTGCAGCTGCAGCCGCAACATTCCCCCACCTACGGCCACATCCGCGACGCCGTTCGACGGTGTGAGGACATCGGTGTCGACGTCGCGTTCAACTGGGACCACTTCTTCCCGCTATACGGCGACCCCGACGGTCCACATTACGAATGCTGGACGATGCTCGGCGCATGGGCGGAACAAACGTCGCGCATCGAGATCGGCGCGCTCGTCACGTGTAATTCGTACCGCAACCCGGAATTGCTCGCCGATATGGCACGCACCGTCGACCACGTCTCCGACGGCAGGCTGATCCTCGGCATCGGGTCGGGCTGGAAGCAGAAGGACTACGACGAATACGGCTACGCGTTCGGCACTGCAGGCAGCCGGCTGGACGATCTGGCGGAAGCGTTCCCGCGCATCCAGTCGCGGCTGGGCAAGCTCAACCCGCAGCCGACACGCGACATCCCGGTGTTGATCGGCGGCGGCGGTGAGAAGAAAACGCTGCGCCTTGTCGCGGAATACGGCGATATCTGGCACTCATTCAGCGATAGCAGCGAGTACCCGCAGAAGTCGGACATCCTCGCGCGACACTGCGCCGACGTCGGGCGCGACCCTTCGGCCATCGAACGATCGGCCGGGGTCTCCGGTAAGGGAACCGACGCGCTGCTCGCCGAAGCCGACGCCCTGGCCGACCTCGGAGTCACCCTGTTGACCGTCGGCGTCAACGGGCCCGACTACGACCTGAGCGACGCAGAAGCCTTGTGCCAGTGGCGCGATAGGCGCGCGGGGAACTAACTCAGCTTAGGCTGGGCGAGTACCGCAGACACACGAATGTGTCTCATTCTGCCAATTTCTGCCTAGCGGCCAATTCGCGTGATTAACTTGCGCCGCTATGCCGAAGAGGTATGGAATCAAGGAGAAGGACCAGGTTGTTTCTCATCTCATCAACCTGGTGCTCACTGGCAAGTTGCGTTCGGGGGACCGCGTCGACCGCAATGAGATCGCGCACGAACTCGGGGTGAGCCGGGTGCCGATCCAGGAGGCCGTGGTTCAGCTCGAACACGACGGAATCCTGTCGACGCGCTACCACCGCGGCGCCTTCGTCGAACGCTTCGACGAGTCCGTCGTGCTGGAACACCACGAGCTTCACGGCCTGCTGCTCGGCCTGGCGTCGGGGCGCGCGGCGAGCGATCCGCGACAGGCAGTGCTGTCTGCGCTCACTACGTTGACCGACTTCATGATCGCCAACCGCGAATCGCGCGCATTCCAGGAAGCGGCCTGGCAGTACCGGCAGACCATCAACGAGGAGTACGCGGGCCCGCGGTTGCTCGCCGAGATCCGCGCCTCGCAGAGCTTCATTCCTCGGTCGTTCTGGGTGACCTACCTGAACAACCACGACGAAATGCTGCCGTTCTACGAAGCGGAGACCACCGCCATCCGCAGCCACGACGCCGACGGTGCGCGAGCCGCGTGCGCAGGCCGCGCGGAAGCCATGGGGCGGATCATGGTCGCCGAACTGGTACGCCGCGGCGTGTTCAGCCCGTCGGCCCTGGCCACGCAGCCGCCGGTTGCGTTCTGAATGAGCTGAAGCCGGTTTCAACGTTCGCTCGGCGGCTACGTTGATTCCAATGACCCCCCTCCCGGGCCGGACAGCCAAAGCGTTCGTCCTCGCGCTCGTCGCGCTGCTGGTCTTCAGCCTTCCAATGGCCGGCCCCGCCGTCGCCGACGCCGACCAATGCGCGCCGCCTGGCGTCGACAGCGCGAGCGCAGTACCGACGAACCTCGCATCCGCGGCGGCGGGTCCCGGTGAGGACAAGTACACGACGCCCACGGTCGCACCGCTGGACACCGTGAAGCCCGATGCGCTGAATCTGGGCACACCGGGAGTGCTCACCGTCGGCACACTGTCCGACGCCCCGCCGAGCATCTGCATCGACTCAGCGGGCCAGTTCACCGGCTTCGACAACGAGCTGCTGCGGGCGGTCGCTGAAAAGCTGCGCGTGCGAATCAATTTCGTCGGCACGGAGTTCTCCGGGCTGCTCGCCCAAGTGGCCTCGCGCCGCTTCGACGTCGGCTCCTCGTCGATCACCACCACCGATGCGAGGCGGCGCACAGTCGGGTTCACCAACGGCTACGACTTCGGCTACTTCTCCCTTGTCGTGCCAACGGGGTCACCGATCACCGGATTCGACAAGCTGGCCGCAGGCCAGCGCATCGGCGTGGTTCAGGGCACCGTCCAGGAGGCCTACCTCGTCGACTCGTTGAAGCTGGACCCCGTCAAGTTCCCCGACTACAACACCGTCTACGCCAGCCTGAAAACCAAGCAGATCGACGCGTGGGTCGCTCCGTCACAGCAGGCGCAGGGTACCGTGCAGCCCGGCGACACCGCCGAGATCATCGAGAACACCTTCAGCCTGGACAACTTCGTGGCCTACGCGGTCGCCAAGGAGAACAAGCCGCTGATCGACGCGCTGAACTCCGGGCTGGACGCCGTCATCGCCGACGGCACATGGGCGCGGTTGTACGCCGACTGGGTGCCGCGCGAACTTCCGCCCGGCTGGAAGCCGGGTTCCAAGGCCGCGCCGGTGCCGCAGCTGCCTGACTTCGCCGCGATCGCAGCGAGCCATCAGGACGAGCGGGTGGATTCGGCTGCGGCTCAACCGAAGTCGACGATGTCACGATTGGCCGCCTCGTTCCTCGACTGGGACCTGTACAAGCAGGCGATTCCCGACCTGTTCACGACCGGCCTGCCCAACACGTTGATCCTGACCGTCAGCGCCAGCGTGATCGGCCTGCTGCTCGGCATGGCGCTGGCCGTCGCGGGCATCTCGGGCTCCCGATGGCTGCGCTGGCCCGCGCGCGTGTACACCGACATCTTCCGCGGCCTGCCCGAGGTGGTGATCATCCTGCTGATCGGCCTCGGCGTCGGGCCCATCGTCGGTGGCTTGACCGGCAACAACCCGTACCCGCTCGGCATCGCGGCGCTCGGATTGATGGCCGCGGCCTACATCGGCGAGATCTTCCGCTCCGGCATCCAGAGCGTGGAACCGGGCCAGCTCGAAGCGTCGCGCGCGCTCGGCTTCAGCTATCCGGCCTCGATGCGACTGGTCGTGGTGCCGCAGGGGATCCGGCGTGTGCTGCCCGCGCTGGTCAACCAGTTCATCTCGCTGCTCAAAGCCAGCTCGCTGGTGTACTTCCTCGGGTTGGTCGCCAATCAGCGCGAGCTGTTCCAGGTCGGCCGCGATCTCAACGCACAGACCGGCAACCTGTCGCCGCTGGTCGCCGCGGGCCTGTTCTACCTTGCGCTGACCATTCCGCTGACTCACCTGGTGAACTACATCGACGCCCGCCTGCGGAAGGGCCGCCCGGCCGAGCCGGAGGATCCGCTGTCGCCATTGAACCCCGCCACGCCGCAGGAGATGATCTGATGCCGGCCGCATTCACGCCAGTCTCCCTGGCAGGCAGTGATATTCACCTGGCGTTCGGACCGAATGCGGTGCTGCGCGGTGTCGACATCGAGGTGCCTGCGGGTAACACCGCCGCGGTGATCGGGCCGTCCGGATCGGGCAAGTCGACGCTGCTGCGTACGCTCAACCGACTCTACGAGCCCGACAAGGGCGACATCCTGCTGGACGGGAAGTCGGTGCTCGGCGACAACCCCGACGCGTTGCGGCAGCGGATCGGCATGGTCTTCCAGCACTTCAATCTGTTTCCCCATCGCACCGTGCTCGACAACGTGACGCTGGCACCGCGCAAGCTCAAGAAGCTCAGCGCCGACGAGGCCCGCGAGCTCGGGCTGGCTCAGCTCGAGCGCGTTGATCTGCGGCACAAGGCCGACGCCCGGCCTGGCACGCTGTCCGGCGGCCAGCAGCAGCGTGTCGCCATCGCGCGCGCCCTCGCGATGACACCGCAGGTGATGTTCTTCGACGAGGCCACTTCGGCGCTCGACCCTGAACTCGTGAAGGGGATCCTGGCATTGATCGCCGACCTCGGCGCCGACGGCATGACGATGGTCGTCGTGACGCATGAGATGGGCTTCGCCCGCTCGACGTCGGACACCGTGGTGTTCATGGATCACGGCAAAGTCGTCGAATCGGGGCCGCCCGAGCGGATCTTCGACGGCGCGGAGACCGAAAGACTACAGAGATTCCTGTCACAGGTGCTGTAACCACAAACATTGCGCGATTGCATACCGTCAGACCCTGACAGGTTAGACTAGCGAACTATGGTGGAGACCCAAGCGCAGGTCGACGAACTGGCAGCTGAGCTGCAGCGCGTCCTGTCCAAGCTGTTCTCCGTCCTGCGACGCGGTGACGCCAATCGGGGCACGGCAGGCGACCTGACCCTGGCCCAGCTCTCGATCCTGTTGACGCTGCTGGAAAAGGGCCCGATCCGGATGACCGATCTGGCTGCCCACGAGCGCGTCCGCACCCCGACGACGACCGTTGCGATCCGCCGCCTCGAGAAGCTGGGACTCGTGAAGCGGTCGCGCGACCCCTCCGATCTGCGCGCCGTCCTGGTGGAGGTCACCCCGCGCGGCCTCGTCCAGCACCGCGAGGCACTCGCTGCGCGCCGGTCCGCGCTGGCCGCGATGCTCGGCAGGCTGACCGATGACGACGTCGAAACCCTGACCAAGGCGTTGGGCCCGATGGAGCGGCTCGCCGATCAGGAAGCCGGCCAGGAAGGCAGCTAGCCCAACCAGTCCAGTACCGCCGCGGCGGTCCATGACTGTTGCATGCTGCCCAACGGTTCTCCGGTGAACGGTTCGTAGTACTCGGCGAAGGTCCCGTCGCTGGCCTGCCGGAGACCTTCGCGGCGCAGAATCAGCGACCGCTCGGCCCAGCCGCGGCGGGCGAATGCCCAGGAGAACAGCCAGGTCATCACCGGCCAGACCGGTCCGCGCCAGTACTCCCTGGAGCGGAAGTCACGCGACACCGGCGATGTGGACGGGATCAGCGCGTACTTCAGGTCGGGATGCCCGCAGAACCGCGGACCTTCCAACAACCGCAGCAGTGTGCGCTCCTTGGCGTGCGGAAGCCCACCACACAGCAGCGGCGCGAACTGAGCGACGGTTTCGGTGGCGACCAGCCTGCCGGCGCGGACGTCGTAATCCCTTGCCGCGCCGGTTCGTTCGTCAGCAATCTCGACGACGCCCGCGCGGAACCTGTCCGACCATGCGTAGAGATCTCTGACATCGGCGTGCGGGCGTTTGTAGTCTTCGCCGATCTCGGCGAGCACGGAGCAGGCTACCGACAAGATCGCCGACACGAAGACGTCCTCGACGGCGAAGCTCATGACCTTGGGCAGCAACTCGTCGTCGTAGCGCACCGACTTCATCTCCTCGACCAGCCACAGGTAGCGGTCGTACTCCGTGTCCGACGGCCGTTGGCTGGCATCGGTGACGATGGTGTTGTCCTCGCGCCGGTATTCCGGCACATTGCCCGCAATCACGTTGGCGTAGGCGGCATCCCATCGCGGT is a genomic window of Mycobacterium sp. ITM-2016-00318 containing:
- a CDS encoding MarR family winged helix-turn-helix transcriptional regulator → MVETQAQVDELAAELQRVLSKLFSVLRRGDANRGTAGDLTLAQLSILLTLLEKGPIRMTDLAAHERVRTPTTTVAIRRLEKLGLVKRSRDPSDLRAVLVEVTPRGLVQHREALAARRSALAAMLGRLTDDDVETLTKALGPMERLADQEAGQEGS
- a CDS encoding LLM class F420-dependent oxidoreductase: MPSIRVGVQLQPQHSPTYGHIRDAVRRCEDIGVDVAFNWDHFFPLYGDPDGPHYECWTMLGAWAEQTSRIEIGALVTCNSYRNPELLADMARTVDHVSDGRLILGIGSGWKQKDYDEYGYAFGTAGSRLDDLAEAFPRIQSRLGKLNPQPTRDIPVLIGGGGEKKTLRLVAEYGDIWHSFSDSSEYPQKSDILARHCADVGRDPSAIERSAGVSGKGTDALLAEADALADLGVTLLTVGVNGPDYDLSDAEALCQWRDRRAGN
- a CDS encoding MGH1-like glycoside hydrolase domain-containing protein; its protein translation is MAPDPSFAPTQLAARAAYLLRGNDLGSMTTAAPLLYPHMWSWDAAFVAIGLAPLSVERAVVELDTLLSAQWANGMIPHIVFANGVDGYFPGPARWATSALAAYAPRSRHTSGITQPPVHAIAVQRILDHARSRGRSTRAVAEAFLDRRWDDLVRWHRWLAEARDPKSHGRVTLYHGWESGMDNSPRWDAAYANVIAGNVPEYRREDNTIVTDASQRPSDTEYDRYLWLVEEMKSVRYDDELLPKVMSFAVEDVFVSAILSVACSVLAEIGEDYKRPHADVRDLYAWSDRFRAGVVEIADERTGAARDYDVRAGRLVATETVAQFAPLLCGGLPHAKERTLLRLLEGPRFCGHPDLKYALIPSTSPVSRDFRSREYWRGPVWPVMTWLFSWAFARRGWAERSLILRREGLRQASDGTFAEYYEPFTGEPLGSMQQSWTAAAVLDWLG
- a CDS encoding amino acid ABC transporter ATP-binding protein; the protein is MPAAFTPVSLAGSDIHLAFGPNAVLRGVDIEVPAGNTAAVIGPSGSGKSTLLRTLNRLYEPDKGDILLDGKSVLGDNPDALRQRIGMVFQHFNLFPHRTVLDNVTLAPRKLKKLSADEARELGLAQLERVDLRHKADARPGTLSGGQQQRVAIARALAMTPQVMFFDEATSALDPELVKGILALIADLGADGMTMVVVTHEMGFARSTSDTVVFMDHGKVVESGPPERIFDGAETERLQRFLSQVL
- a CDS encoding GntR family transcriptional regulator, producing the protein MPKRYGIKEKDQVVSHLINLVLTGKLRSGDRVDRNEIAHELGVSRVPIQEAVVQLEHDGILSTRYHRGAFVERFDESVVLEHHELHGLLLGLASGRAASDPRQAVLSALTTLTDFMIANRESRAFQEAAWQYRQTINEEYAGPRLLAEIRASQSFIPRSFWVTYLNNHDEMLPFYEAETTAIRSHDADGARAACAGRAEAMGRIMVAELVRRGVFSPSALATQPPVAF
- a CDS encoding ABC transporter substrate-binding protein/permease; protein product: MTPLPGRTAKAFVLALVALLVFSLPMAGPAVADADQCAPPGVDSASAVPTNLASAAAGPGEDKYTTPTVAPLDTVKPDALNLGTPGVLTVGTLSDAPPSICIDSAGQFTGFDNELLRAVAEKLRVRINFVGTEFSGLLAQVASRRFDVGSSSITTTDARRRTVGFTNGYDFGYFSLVVPTGSPITGFDKLAAGQRIGVVQGTVQEAYLVDSLKLDPVKFPDYNTVYASLKTKQIDAWVAPSQQAQGTVQPGDTAEIIENTFSLDNFVAYAVAKENKPLIDALNSGLDAVIADGTWARLYADWVPRELPPGWKPGSKAAPVPQLPDFAAIAASHQDERVDSAAAQPKSTMSRLAASFLDWDLYKQAIPDLFTTGLPNTLILTVSASVIGLLLGMALAVAGISGSRWLRWPARVYTDIFRGLPEVVIILLIGLGVGPIVGGLTGNNPYPLGIAALGLMAAAYIGEIFRSGIQSVEPGQLEASRALGFSYPASMRLVVVPQGIRRVLPALVNQFISLLKASSLVYFLGLVANQRELFQVGRDLNAQTGNLSPLVAAGLFYLALTIPLTHLVNYIDARLRKGRPAEPEDPLSPLNPATPQEMI
- a CDS encoding PhoX family phosphatase, whose product is MALVPLNLFVTHDGKSKRQHVTCRYKCGDACSKPVRNTSDNEYFGDIAKAVSRRSMLQASGIAVLAVGAGSALAGCGSSEQQAATPTSSTEPVGETPAGMKFDAVAPNSEDAVVIPAGYKQGVVISWGDPILDGVPKFDIRNQTGAAQRGQFGFNNDFAALLPMAGQPNRFLLVTNHEYVTPLFMFPGYKVDAPTREQFDVEIAAIGMGVVEVERVPGGGLKPVMSTYNRRITADTPMTLVGPAAGTDFVKTAADPAGRTVLGTFANCSGGITPWGTILSGEENFQQYFGAAEGTAKPGPVDADRYDRYGISAKPSELLWETFDPRFDVSGSPNEPNRFGYIVEVNPWDPNSTPVKHSAMGRFKHEGANIYITDDGTVVAYSGDDERFDYMYKFVSSKKMRSAGDKGDPTALAHNMTLLDEGTLYAAKLSSDIPPAQIDGSGKPPAGGAFRGTGTWLPLLRSGPDGQAESLVAGVTAQEAAVFTRLAADKAGATRMDRPEDFEANPQTGKVYVALTNNDERGAPGEAPPDAANPRNDNKSGQILEITDSHAGTDFTWDLLLVCGDPAAADTYFAGFDKTKVSPISCPDNVAFDSHGNLWISTDGNALDSNDGLFAVALEGPNRGETKQFLTVPLGAETCGPIISDDLVTVCVQHPGEYDDNSIDNPLSRWPEGGNGTARPSVVAVWRTDGRIGV